The window TGGCCAGGACCGCGGCCTGGATGAGGAACAACCAGATCCGGACGGCGAGGTCGTTCGAGATCCAGGTGAGGGGAATGAGGGTCACGGCGAAGGCCGGTGGATAGAGGTAGCCGCTGCTCAGCGACCAATCCCAGGGAACGTGGTTGCGGACGAAATTGGCGTAGGGGTCACCTCCGCTCGTGATCTGCTGAGCCGCGAACAGGTAATCCTGGAAGTCGTCGGCGCGGGGCGCGTGCGAGCCTAGCACGGGCAGCAGGAAGCGCCAGGCGTAGAACGCCAGCAGGATCCCGATCAGGGCGCTGAGGGCAACCTGGCGCGGATCAGGCCAGCCCAGCAATCGACGCACGCGCGTATAACACGCCGACACGGTCGGGTCACGCGTGCCGTTACACGGCCGTCACAAGTTCCCGGAAAACCGGGCGCACGGTTCCCACCGCCAGCCGCTTGTGGTTGCGCAGCGTCGGCCGGGCAAAGTTGCGCAGCGCCTCGCGTTCGCCCTCGTCGAGCCAACCCAGGCGCTCGAGCGCCGCCACCACCGCCACCGCGGTCCAGGTGCCATCACCGCTGTCGAGCTTCACCGCCACGCCCCGCGTCGAACGCCGGTCGGCGGTGCAGTGCGCGCCGGCGGCGCCGCCCTTGGCCAGCAGCCGCCCACCGGTGACCTCCATCAGCCGGGTGTCGAACCGGTCGGTGCCCCCGATGAGAAACGGTTGTTGCACCATCGCCGCGACAACCGTCGTCGGGATTTCATCGGTGGAGGCAACCAGGTTGGCGAAGCTTCGCGCCATGGCGGCGAGCGGCACGGCGGCGTTGGGTGCGCTGCAGCCGTCGATGCCGTAGTGGATGTTCGCCGCCGGGCATCTGGTGAACGCCTCGATCACCTCGCGGATGCGCTGCTGGACGGGATGCGCGGGGTCGAGGTAGGTTTGCAGCGGCGCGTCGAGCGCGCGCGCGGCCGCCAGCATCCCCGCGTGCTTGCCGGAGCAGTTGTTGAAAACCGCCAGCGGCTCGTCCATCTCGTGCCGCGCCGCGGTCGCGGCCGGTTCGTAGTACGGCCAGTGCGCGCCGCATTGCAGGGCCGATTCGTCGATCCCCGCGCGTCGCAGCAGGTCGCGGACGATCTCGACATGACGGGGCTCACCATTGTGCGAGGCGGCCATGATGGCGACGTGCTCGGTGCCGAGCTCATAGCGCGCCGCGATCCCGGACCCGAGGCTACCGATGCCCTGGAAGGGCTTGGCGCACGATCGAAAGTACGTGACGTGCTGCGGGTCGCCGAGGCTGGCATGGATCCGGCCGTCGGCATCGACGACCGCCACGTGGCCGAGATGGATGCCTTCCTCGACTCCGCCACGCTCTACGCGGACCAGTGGCGCGGCCGGGCTAGGCATTCGGCTGAGTATAAAGAGGGTAGCCCGATTCGCTTTG of the Candidatus Dormiibacterota bacterium genome contains:
- a CDS encoding asparaginase — its product is MPSPAAPLVRVERGGVEEGIHLGHVAVVDADGRIHASLGDPQHVTYFRSCAKPFQGIGSLGSGIAARYELGTEHVAIMAASHNGEPRHVEIVRDLLRRAGIDESALQCGAHWPYYEPAATAARHEMDEPLAVFNNCSGKHAGMLAAARALDAPLQTYLDPAHPVQQRIREVIEAFTRCPAANIHYGIDGCSAPNAAVPLAAMARSFANLVASTDEIPTTVVAAMVQQPFLIGGTDRFDTRLMEVTGGRLLAKGGAAGAHCTADRRSTRGVAVKLDSGDGTWTAVAVVAALERLGWLDEGEREALRNFARPTLRNHKRLAVGTVRPVFRELVTAV